From Toxorhynchites rutilus septentrionalis strain SRP chromosome 2, ASM2978413v1, whole genome shotgun sequence, a single genomic window includes:
- the LOC129768126 gene encoding glutamate-rich WD repeat-containing protein 1, giving the protein MSSQDEERMEVAEDQNIEDAILAGESDDDNDDKNDDGTNNEEDGQVYLPGRKLNNDEELVCDESAYVMLHQAHTGAPCLSFDIIPDPLGEDRETFPLTAFLVAGTQAARTHVNSVIVMKMSNLHRTSKERDDEEESDSDEEDEDEEDKRPQMNCAMIKHAGCVNRIRATTFNNTHYVATWSEMGRVNIYNISDQLTAVDDDHACKNYETNKVGDDIKPDFTFSGHQKEGFAIDWCTTTRGMLATGDCRRDIHIWRPNDKGSWTVDQRPLVGHTESVEDIQWSPNEANVLATCSVDKSIRIWDCRAAPSKACMLTAANAHESDVNVISWNKSEPLLASGGDDGYMHVWDLRFFQTKSVVATFKHHTNHITTVEWHPKESSVLASGGDDDQIALWDLSVERDDDDERNDPQLKTLPPQLLFIHQGQTEIKELHWHPQLKGVILSTAHSGFNIFRTISV; this is encoded by the exons ATGTCATCGCAAGATGAGGAACGCATGGAAGTAGCTGAAGATCAGAACATTGAAGACGCCATTCTCGCCGGCGAGAGCGATGATGACAACGATGATAAAAACGACGACGGAACGAATAACGAGGAGGATGGCCAAGTCTACCTTCCAGGACGAAAGCTAAACAACGATGAGGAACTCGTCTGTGACGAATCGGCTTACGTTATGCTACACCAGGCTCACACAGGAGCTCCTTGCTTGAGTTTCGACATTATTCCAGATCCACTCGGTGAGGATCGCGAAACTTTCCCGTTGACGGCGTTTCTGGTCGCTGGCACACAGGCGGCCAGAACACACGTTAATAGTGTTATTGtcatgaaaatgtccaatttgcACCGAACATCGAAGGAGCGTGACGATGAAGAGGAATCAGATTCCGACGAGGAAGATGAGGATGAGGAAGATAAGCGGCCACAAATGAACTGCGCCATGATCAAACATGCAGGTTGTGTAAATAGAATTCGTGCCACTACATTCAATAATACGCACTATGTGGCCACTTGGAGCGAAATGGGTCGAGTAAACATCTACAATATCAGCGACCAGCTGACAGCGGTGGATGATGACCATGCTTGCAAGAACTATGAAACCAATAAAGTTGGTGATGATATTAAGCCGGATTTTACCTTCTCCGGTCATCAGAAGGAAGGATTTGCTATCGACTGGTGTACCACGACAAGAGGTATGCTAGCTACCGGGGATTGCCGAAGGGATATCCACATTTGGCGCCCAAATGACAAAGGCTCATGGACTGTTGATCAACGGCCACTCGTGGGGCATACAGAGTCTGTCGAGGACATCCAATGGAGCCCAAACGAGGCAAATGTACTGGCTACTTGTTCAGTTGACAAATCAATAAGAATTTGGGACTGTCGAGCCGCCCCATCGAAGGCTTGCATGCTGACCGCGGCGAACGCACATGAAAGCGATGTGAACGTAATTAGCTGGAATAAGAGCGAACCTCTACTGGCGAGTG GTGGCGATGATGGGTATATGCACGTGTGGGATCTTCGTTTTTTCCAGACTAAATCAGTGGTGGCAACATTCAAACATCACACCAACCACATAACAACCGTCGAATGGCACCCGAAAGAGTCGTCAGTTTTGGCGTCCGGAGGAGATGACGATCAAATTGCATTGTGGGATTTGTCGGTTGAGCGAGACGACGATGACGAAAGAAATGATCCCCAGTTGAAAACACTGCCACCACAGCTGCTTTTCATTCATCAGGGCCAAACAGAAATCAAGGAACTTCATTGGCATCCCCAGCTCAAAGGGGTTATTCTTTCCACAGCACACAGCGGATTCAACATTTTCCGAACGATAAGCGTTTGA
- the LOC129770677 gene encoding mismatch repair endonuclease PMS2: METEDAIQPTPTSETSKKINAIDKDTVHRICSGQVVLNLATAVKELVENSIDAGATSVEIRLKDYGADLVEVSDNGSGVEESNFEGLTAKYHTSKLKDFSDLACIETFGFRGEALSSLCALSDMVVVTRHESAPHGTKLDLNNRGVISKRSPCARAIGTTISLSNLFSTLPVRKKEFQKNVKREFTKMCQILQAYCLVSIGVRIVCTNQNKKGAKTVVMNTQGKGSVLDNIITVFGSKQAAELIELKPAISSSGKIMDLNESDFDDSLSLTQEEVDNLNLSRYTIDGYVSSCDHGSGRSTKDRQFFFVNSRPCEPKQIIKLVNETYHKYNANQSPFVFLNLKMDRGDVDVNLTPDKRQILLNNEKILLLALKKSLLKTYGNIPSTFKRQNLNVSGTTRLLNISFESDREVKDDDTLSDLDVSKQSRLSDVLNQWKATRASEDGQSVSGTGKRKREKSETLPTMHDFIRVTPRTNVDNGNQSGSDSENEHKMQKMPKMIHSSIEAEEESLQDGRKIEIMEPKGTSDNLVLGVPLVSEEKIHLTICRNKSPSEGSLLRFEKIQPDLQKADSVNGCSPEKRPITIEDAKSMVSQDGETQELIRTNRMEPVEVTEIEDIPNETDISFRSTSRKNIHIDIVSLKDIIKQEQTLIQQKTENRKTQLNRLKFKSKINPTNNRAAEDELQTEISKEKFSQMEIIGQFNLGFIIVRLEQDLFIIDQHATDEKYNFEDLQKNTVLQSQKLVVPQPLELTAVNEMILMDNLEVFEMNGFKFEIDGGALPTQKVKLLSKPFSKNWEFGKEDIDELVFMLQDAPPNTICRPSRVRAMFASRACRKSVMIGKALPVAEMRKLVNHMGEIEQPWNCPHGRPTMRHLVNLAMIRQTENSVEQLA, translated from the exons ATGGAAACAGAAGACGCGATACAACCTACACCTACCAGCGAGACCTCTAAAAAAATCAACGCCATCGATAAAGATACCGTACATAGAATCTGTTCTGGTCAAGTGGTGCTAAATTTGGCCACAGCAGTGAAGGAACTCGTTGAGAATTCGATTGACGCAGGGGCTACATCGGTAGAGATTAGGCTCAAAGATTATGGAGCGGATCTGGTGGAAGTTTCAGATAACGGAAGCGGGGTCGAAGAAAGCAACTTTGAGGGTTTGACTGCCAAATATCACACTTCGAAGCTGAAGGATTTTTCGGACCTAGCATGCATTGAAACATTTGGATTCCGAGGAGAAGCGCTTAGCTCATTGTGCGCTCTCTCCGATATGGTCGTCGTCACAAGGCATGAATCAGCTCCGCATGGAACCAAGTTAGACCTGAACAATCGTGGAGTGATATCCAAACGAAGTCCATGCGCTAGAGCCATTGGCACAACGATAAGTTTGTCGAATCTTTTCTCCACGCTTCCCGTTCGTAAAAAAGAATTCCAAAAAAACGTTAAAAGGGAGTTCACCAAAATGTGCCAAATACTGCAGGCTTATTGTCTGGTCTCGATTGGAGTGCGAATCGTCTGTACGAATCAGAACAAGAAAGGTGCAAAGACGGTGGTGATGAACACCCAAGGGAAGGGGTCCGTACTGGATAACATAATAACGGTGTTTGGTTCGAAACAAGCCGCGGAATTGATTGAGCTGAAACCTGCGATAAGCAGCAGTGGCAAGATTATGGATCTCAATGAAAGTGATTTCGACGATAGTCTCTCACTCACACAGGAAGAGGTTGATAATCTTAATTTGTCCAGGTACACCATAGATGGTTACGTTTCTAGCTGTGATCACGGATCTGGACGCTCAACTAAGGATCGTCAGTTCTTCTTCGTAAACTCACGTCCATGTGAACCGAAACAAATAATTAAACTGGTTAACGAAACATACCACAAATATAACGCTAATCAAAGTCCGTTCGtctttttgaatttgaaaatggaTCGTGGGGATGTGGATGTTAATCTTACACCGGACAAACGGCAGATTTTgctaaacaatgaaaaaatactgCTTCTGgctctcaaaaaatctttactCAAAACATACGGAAATATACCGTCAACTTTCAAACGACAAAATTTAAACGTGAGTGGAACTACTCGACTCCTGAATATTTCATTCGAATCCGATCGCGAAGTCAAAGATGACGATACTCTTTCCGATTTGGATGTCTCCAAACAGAGCAGATTGTCGGATGTCTTGAATCAGTGGAAAGCCACAAGGGCAAGCGAGGACGGACAGTCGGTAAGTGGGACTGGAAAAAGGAAGCGTGAAAAATCGGAGACGTTGCCGACAATGCACGATTTTATCAGAGTAACCCCGAGAACAAACGTAGATAATGGCAATCAATCGGGATCAGACTCAGAGAATGAACATAAGATGCAAAAAATGCCCAAGATGATTCATTCGTCTATCGAAGCAGAAGAAGAAAGCTTACAGGATGGGCGTAAAATCGAGATCATGGAACCAAAGGGAACGTCAGATAACTTGGTTCTTGGCG TTCCGCTTGTTTCCGAAGAGAAGATTCACCTTACCATTTGTCGCAACAAGAGTCCATCTGAGGGATCATTGTTACGCTTTGAGAAGATACAGCCCGACTTACAAAAAGCAGATTCAGTGAACGGTTGCTCACCTGAGAAAAGACCCATTACGATTGAAGATGCCAAGTCAATGGTTTCTCAGGATGGAGAAACGCAGGAACTAATAAGAACAAACAGGATGGAACCAGTTGAAGTTACCGAAATAGAAGATATTCCTAATGAAACAGATATATCATTTCGATCGACTAGTAGAAAGAACATACACATAGATATAGTGTCCCTCAAGGATATCATCAAGCAAGAACAAACATTAATCCAACAAAAAACTGAAAACCGGAAAACCCAACTTAACCGGTTgaagttcaaaagcaaaatcaaTCCTACGAACAATCGTGCAGCAGAGGATGAACTGCAGACAGAAATATCGAAGGAGAAGTTCTCTCAAATGGAAATAATTGGACAGTTTAATCTGGGCTTCATAATCGTTCGATTAGAGCAAGATTTATTCATTATtgatcagcatgcaacagatgaAAAGTATAATTTTGAGGATCTTCAAAAGAACACAGTTTTGCAGAGTCAGAAACTGGTTGTTCCACAACCTCTGGAGTTAACCGCTGTGAATGAAATGATACTGATGGATAACTTGGAAGTGTTCGAAATGAACGGCTTCAAATTCGAGATCGACGGTGGAGCGTTGCCAACGCAGAAAGTGAAATTACTATCGAAGCCGTTCAGCAAAAATTGGGAATTTGGGAAAGAAGACATCGATGAGTTGGTTTTCATGCTACAAGATGCTCCGCCCAATACGATATGCAGGCCATCTCGTGTGAGAGCAATGTTCGCTTCCAGGGCATGTCGTAAATCGGTAATGATTGGGAAGGCCCTCCCGGTTGCAGAGATGAGAAAGCTGGTGAATCACATGGGTGAAATAGAACAACCATGG aattgccCACATGGACGACCGACAATGAGACATCTGGTTAACCTCGCTATGATTAGGCAAACCGAAAACTCAGTCGAGCAACTGGCGTGA
- the LOC129769215 gene encoding neurogenic differentiation factor 1: MPRRKRSSSPNLDLLEDGFDDELSSNDEKPGTPIQRNAANARERARMRVLSKAFFNLKRNIPWVPADTKLSKLDTLRLAKNYISYLAATLDGQSVEDFSTNLAQPPKTAWPFIFQPVQTHEPSKSKLVPVVATHGSYPEKWPNTHSCGVTKAASLKTEHNIKSQKISPLRSTSTSAASKANGPFAPGASHFMESQTTELDHHQHTLQHTASQHLQQHSFHHQSTANNYPHQLLVTPMSE; encoded by the exons ATGCCGAGACGAAAACGAAGCAGTTCACCTAACTTGGATTTGCTGGAAGATGGATTCGACGATGAGCTGAGTTCTAATG ATGAAAAACCAGGAACACCTATACAAAGGAATGCCGCCAACGCACGAGAACGAGCAAGGATGCGAGTTCTGTCGAAAGCATTCTTCAATTTGAAGCGCAACATCCCCTGGGTTCCAGCAGACACAAAGCTATCCAAACTGGATACTCTACGACTGGCTAAAAACTACATTAGCTACCTAGCGGCCACCTTAGATGGTCAGTCAGTGGAAGATTTTTCCACAAATCTAGCGCAGCCACCGAAAACG GCATGGCCGTTCATTTTCCAGCCAGTGCAAACACACGAACCATCAAAATCAAAGCTGGTTCCAGTGGTGGCAACTCATGGCAGCTATCCTGAGAAATGGCCCAACACCCATTCGTGTGGTGTGACGAAGGCGGCATCACTGAAGACGGAACATAATATCAAATCTCAGAAAATCTCGCCATTAAGATCAACGTCAACATCTGCTGCTTCAAAAGCCAATGGACCATTCGCTCCCGGAGCGTCACATTTTATGGAATCGCAGACTACCGAATTGGATCATCATCAACACACCCTGCAGCATACCGCTAGTCAACATCTGCAGCAGCATAGTTTTCACCATCAATCGACCGCCAATAATTATCCTCATCAACTTCTTGTCACTCCGATGAGTGAATAG